A single genomic interval of Lewinellaceae bacterium harbors:
- a CDS encoding T9SS type A sorting domain-containing protein has translation MKHILLLLTLSLLMALPGVHAQEKTASSLWKDIDELQIQGYERSQVDLPEQFRLLQLDVERLKSILQTAPERTFVHPGQSTATLDIPLPDGSSHSFRIRQAPVMHPELAKKFPDIHSYEGQSADNPFFRIYFAFSPIGFYGLVLTEDKGAVFITPVVREDTEHYLSYYEKDFDLSNDPISCGVQSAGHPAPEVGYRGMAGDCQLRTFRLAVAADAEFTAASATGADPTGVNNAMATINNMVTVINGVYQSELAIQLQLVPNNNLLIFTNAATDGYTDGNQNTMASENQGIVDGIIGSGNYDFAHALGTNSGSGSAGVSLGIGIVCNNGSKAMGATITSNVALGAGTITLLMHEFGHQFGADHTFNESTQPICSNAGQLNPATAFEPGSGSTIMSYAGTCGTSNVQGPRDRYFHAISLQQIGNYVTAGGGSCPTPTPITNNQPTVNAGGDFIIPVSTPFMLTASGNDPDGDPLTYCWEQMDNAIIPHPPSSSATAGPVFRTQLPSASPIRYFPNLPAVVSGTAPTWEVLPSVGRKVFFRVTVRDNVAAAGCTDEDDMLVTTANGIGPFIVTVPAGSACLFAGENATVSWNVANTDQAPVSCANVDIFLSTDGGLTFPTLLLAGTPNDGSADVTLPEVRTEQARIMVKGSGNIFFNVNPGDFTIDCVPNLVVTDNPAFGTYKARYTLETMGTVNVLTSAQFFAGDEITLNPGFRAVPASSFLARLQACDPCALAPMPREAGNTTMPNLIFIPADPDGQVAGAKNDRLRFDAWVYPNPFTGDFTVEFELAEAAEVSIQLSDVAGRVAREVYRNSRLEAGKHRLPVSGAELPAGVYACRIVADGLCRQVKVVKVE, from the coding sequence ATGAAACATATATTATTATTATTAACCTTGTCTCTGCTAATGGCCTTACCCGGCGTGCATGCCCAGGAAAAGACGGCGAGCAGCCTGTGGAAAGACATCGACGAGCTGCAAATACAGGGCTACGAAAGGAGCCAGGTGGATTTGCCCGAGCAGTTCCGCCTGCTGCAACTGGATGTCGAACGCCTGAAAAGCATCCTCCAAACCGCTCCCGAGCGCACCTTTGTCCATCCGGGCCAAAGCACGGCGACACTGGACATCCCACTGCCGGACGGCTCCTCTCACTCATTCCGCATCCGGCAGGCGCCGGTGATGCACCCGGAACTGGCCAAAAAATTTCCGGACATCCATTCTTATGAAGGGCAGAGCGCCGACAACCCGTTCTTTCGCATTTACTTCGCCTTCAGCCCGATCGGCTTCTACGGGCTGGTGTTGACGGAGGATAAAGGGGCCGTGTTTATCACCCCGGTAGTGCGGGAAGATACCGAACACTACCTGAGCTACTACGAGAAGGACTTCGACCTCAGCAACGACCCCATCTCCTGTGGCGTGCAAAGCGCCGGCCACCCGGCGCCGGAGGTGGGCTACCGAGGCATGGCCGGCGACTGCCAACTGAGGACGTTCCGCCTGGCGGTGGCCGCTGACGCCGAATTTACCGCCGCTTCCGCCACCGGCGCCGACCCCACCGGGGTGAACAACGCCATGGCTACTATTAATAATATGGTTACGGTAATCAACGGCGTATACCAAAGCGAACTGGCCATACAGTTGCAACTGGTACCCAACAACAACCTGCTGATCTTCACCAACGCCGCCACCGACGGCTACACCGACGGCAACCAGAACACCATGGCCAGCGAAAACCAGGGCATCGTGGATGGCATTATCGGGTCAGGCAATTACGACTTTGCCCATGCGCTGGGCACCAATTCCGGTTCGGGTTCCGCAGGTGTTTCCCTCGGCATTGGCATTGTCTGCAACAACGGAAGCAAAGCCATGGGCGCCACCATAACCAGCAATGTTGCGTTGGGGGCCGGCACCATCACTTTGCTGATGCACGAGTTCGGGCACCAATTCGGCGCCGACCACACCTTCAACGAGAGCACCCAGCCCATCTGCAGCAATGCCGGGCAGCTGAACCCGGCCACCGCCTTCGAGCCGGGAAGCGGCTCCACCATCATGTCGTACGCCGGCACTTGCGGGACGAGCAATGTCCAGGGGCCCAGAGACCGGTATTTCCACGCCATCAGCCTGCAGCAGATCGGCAATTACGTAACTGCGGGCGGCGGCAGCTGCCCCACCCCCACACCCATAACCAACAACCAGCCAACGGTGAATGCCGGCGGAGACTTCATCATCCCGGTCAGCACTCCTTTCATGCTCACCGCTTCCGGCAATGACCCGGACGGCGATCCGCTTACCTATTGCTGGGAGCAGATGGACAACGCCATCATCCCTCATCCGCCGTCATCTTCCGCTACCGCCGGGCCGGTATTCCGCACCCAGTTGCCGTCGGCCTCCCCCATCCGGTATTTTCCCAACCTGCCGGCGGTCGTATCCGGCACGGCGCCAACCTGGGAAGTGCTGCCCTCTGTAGGCAGAAAAGTATTCTTCCGGGTAACGGTGCGCGACAACGTGGCCGCCGCCGGCTGCACCGACGAGGATGATATGCTGGTGACTACTGCGAACGGCATCGGGCCTTTTATCGTCACCGTTCCCGCCGGCTCGGCCTGCCTGTTCGCCGGGGAGAACGCCACCGTTAGCTGGAACGTGGCCAATACCGACCAGGCGCCGGTCAGTTGCGCCAATGTCGACATTTTCCTGTCTACCGATGGCGGGCTCACCTTCCCCACCCTGCTGCTGGCCGGCACGCCCAACGACGGCTCGGCGGACGTCACCCTTCCGGAGGTGCGCACCGAACAAGCCCGCATCATGGTAAAGGGATCGGGAAATATCTTTTTTAATGTGAACCCCGGCGATTTTACCATCGACTGCGTTCCGAACCTGGTGGTCACCGACAACCCCGCCTTCGGCACCTACAAGGCGCGGTACACCCTGGAGACGATGGGCACGGTCAATGTCCTGACCTCCGCTCAGTTTTTTGCCGGAGACGAGATTACGCTTAATCCTGGTTTTCGGGCTGTGCCGGCTTCCAGCTTCCTGGCGCGCTTGCAGGCGTGCGATCCTTGCGCCCTGGCGCCAATGCCGCGGGAGGCGGGGAATACCACCATGCCGAATCTGATATTTATTCCTGCCGATCCCGATGGGCAGGTTGCCGGGGCGAAAAATGACCGGCTCCGGTTCGATGCCTGGGTGTATCCCAACCCGTTCACCGGGGACTTTACGGTGGAGTTTGAATTGGCGGAAGCAGCTGAGGTTTCAATTCAACTGTCTGACGTTGCAGGGCGGGTAGCCCGGGAGGTTTACCGCAACAGCCGCCTGGAGGCAGGAAAACACCGTTTGCCGGTTAGTGGAGCGGAGCTGCCCGCCGGAGTATATGCGTGCCGGATCGTCGCCGATGGGTTGTGCCGGCAGGTGAAGGTGGTGAAGGTGGAGTAA
- a CDS encoding endonuclease MutS2, with product MQLLPRDLYEKLEFDKVLELLEKECLGQLGSETVRSLKPADDIELIERSLDETREFKLSLDENDRFPLSGYSVISEELRMLEVEGYVLAEEGLRSIRGVLAFTRDIFRFFKGASRRETYPSLFANIREISFDEALIEAIEKVVDEEGNIRPDASPELLKIRRQIQARQKELERQFRIIINEYRSKGWLSDNIESFRNGRRVLSVPSEHKRKIRGIIHDESTTGKTAFIEPEAIIDINNDIFDLETEERREIYRILRDLSAELRPYVPQMRLYQDILGHFDFIQAKARLARQMGALKPKVFDKPHFGIQQGRHPLLYLKNKKQGKKTVPFDFTLLGDNRILMLSGPNAGGKSITLKSVGLMQLMLQSGLLVPMADGSEMGVFHELFADIGDQQSIEDDLSTYSSRLENMRNFLEQSGRNSLVLIDEFGSGTDPKIGGAIAEAILKELNSKQVFGVITTHYSNLKIFAFKTKGIVNGSMYFDKESLSPTYELQVGRPGSSYAYEIAQKSGLHKNVLDYARHRTGKNENAVDQLLVDLQQEKQELEGKLRDMKEREDKLDKLIKNYEQLHRELEYRRKKMKLEIKEQALQQSARDNKDLERLVREIKEEQNLEKAKQAALEAREERRQLSEEVGGLIEEIYYKPPVKEEKNKEIQVGDHVKLRTGGATGTVESIDRNKAVVTMGQMHMTVKLRDLQHAKAPLEVQSSRSVHADTVAQTATFESKLDIRGMRYDEALKVVEDFVDQALISNTNNLQIVHGKGNGILRKAVKKKLREYNVTMDIWHPEQQQGGDGVTLVEIK from the coding sequence ATGCAACTGTTACCACGAGATTTGTACGAAAAGCTGGAGTTTGACAAGGTACTGGAATTGTTGGAGAAAGAATGCCTGGGCCAATTGGGTTCAGAAACGGTACGAAGCCTCAAGCCGGCGGATGATATCGAGCTGATCGAACGCAGCCTGGACGAAACCCGGGAGTTCAAGCTATCCCTGGATGAAAATGACCGCTTTCCCCTTTCCGGTTACTCCGTTATTTCTGAGGAATTGCGCATGCTGGAAGTGGAAGGCTATGTGTTAGCCGAAGAAGGCCTGCGCAGCATCAGGGGCGTTTTGGCCTTCACCCGCGACATTTTCAGGTTCTTTAAAGGCGCATCCCGCCGGGAAACCTACCCGTCCCTGTTCGCCAACATACGGGAGATTTCCTTCGATGAGGCGCTTATTGAAGCCATTGAAAAAGTGGTGGACGAAGAAGGCAATATCCGCCCCGACGCCTCTCCGGAACTTCTGAAAATACGGCGGCAGATACAGGCCCGGCAGAAAGAGCTGGAACGGCAATTCCGGATCATCATCAATGAATACCGCAGCAAAGGCTGGCTGTCGGATAACATTGAAAGTTTCCGCAACGGCCGCCGGGTGCTCAGCGTCCCTTCAGAGCACAAACGCAAGATACGAGGCATCATCCACGATGAGTCGACCACCGGCAAGACCGCCTTCATCGAACCGGAGGCCATCATCGACATCAACAACGATATTTTCGACCTCGAAACGGAAGAACGGCGGGAGATTTACCGCATCCTCCGCGACCTGAGCGCCGAACTCAGGCCGTATGTTCCTCAAATGCGCCTGTACCAGGATATCCTTGGGCACTTCGATTTCATCCAGGCCAAGGCCCGGCTGGCCCGCCAAATGGGGGCCCTGAAGCCCAAAGTGTTTGACAAACCTCACTTTGGCATCCAACAGGGGCGGCACCCACTGCTGTATCTCAAGAACAAAAAGCAGGGAAAAAAAACGGTGCCTTTCGATTTTACCCTCCTTGGAGACAACCGCATTCTCATGCTCAGCGGCCCCAATGCCGGAGGCAAGTCCATCACCCTGAAGTCGGTGGGCCTCATGCAACTCATGCTGCAGTCCGGCCTGCTGGTGCCGATGGCCGACGGTTCGGAAATGGGCGTTTTTCACGAGCTTTTTGCCGACATCGGCGACCAGCAATCCATCGAAGATGACCTCAGCACCTACAGCTCCCGCCTGGAAAATATGCGCAACTTCCTGGAACAATCGGGCAGAAATTCCCTGGTGCTGATCGACGAATTCGGTTCCGGGACCGACCCCAAGATCGGCGGAGCTATTGCCGAGGCCATTCTCAAAGAACTCAACAGCAAACAAGTATTCGGCGTTATCACTACCCACTACAGCAACCTGAAGATTTTTGCCTTTAAAACCAAAGGAATTGTCAATGGCTCCATGTACTTCGATAAGGAAAGCCTTTCCCCAACTTATGAATTGCAGGTCGGCCGGCCGGGCAGCTCTTACGCTTACGAAATCGCCCAGAAGAGCGGCCTGCACAAAAATGTGCTGGACTACGCCAGGCACCGGACCGGAAAAAATGAAAATGCGGTGGACCAGTTGCTGGTGGACCTCCAACAAGAGAAGCAAGAGCTGGAAGGCAAACTCCGCGACATGAAAGAGCGGGAAGACAAGCTCGACAAGCTCATCAAAAACTACGAACAACTGCACCGGGAACTGGAATACCGCCGCAAGAAGATGAAACTGGAAATCAAGGAGCAGGCGCTGCAACAGTCTGCCCGGGACAATAAAGACCTCGAACGCCTCGTCCGGGAAATCAAGGAGGAACAAAACCTCGAAAAGGCGAAGCAGGCCGCTCTGGAGGCCAGGGAAGAACGCCGGCAACTCTCTGAAGAGGTGGGCGGGCTGATCGAAGAAATTTACTACAAGCCGCCCGTTAAGGAAGAGAAGAACAAAGAAATACAGGTAGGGGATCACGTCAAACTGCGCACCGGCGGCGCCACCGGCACCGTGGAGTCCATCGATCGGAACAAGGCGGTGGTCACCATGGGCCAGATGCACATGACTGTAAAACTGCGCGACTTGCAGCATGCCAAAGCGCCGCTGGAAGTCCAAAGCTCGCGAAGCGTGCATGCCGACACCGTCGCCCAAACCGCTACTTTTGAATCCAAGCTGGACATCCGGGGCATGCGTTACGACGAGGCCCTGAAAGTAGTGGAGGATTTCGTCGACCAGGCGCTGATCTCCAACACCAACAACCTGCAGATCGTGCACGGCAAGGGGAATGGCATCCTGCGCAAAGCCGTTAAGAAGAAACTGAGAGAGTATAACGTCACCATGGATATTTGGCATCCGGAGCAGCAACAGGGAGGGGATGGGGTGACGTTGGTGGAGATCAAGTAA
- the aroC gene encoding chorismate synthase has protein sequence MAGNTFGQAFRVTTFGESHGRAIGLILDGCPAGLPVDEAFIQAELARRRPGQSNIVTQRKEEDKAEILSGVFEGRATGAPIAMVIFNADARSRDYSHIADKFRPSHADFTYQAKYGIRDYRGGGRSSARETAARVAGGAVAKLFLRQSGIDIRAYVSQVGHLALDKAYREIDLSLVESNPVRCPDPALARQMESLIKEVRKDGDTIGGIVSCVVAGCPPGLGDPAFDKLHANLGKAMLSINACKGFEYGSGFGGITMRGSQHNDHFYNDAGVIRTDTNYSGGIQGGISNGMDIYFRLAFKPVATIVPAQDSVNEAGEAVVVEGKGRHDPCVVPRAVPIVEAMAALVLADHLLLQRMARISDA, from the coding sequence ATGGCAGGCAACACCTTTGGACAAGCATTCAGGGTCACCACCTTCGGAGAATCCCATGGCCGGGCGATCGGGCTCATACTGGACGGCTGCCCCGCCGGCCTGCCGGTTGACGAGGCGTTTATCCAGGCGGAGCTGGCGCGCCGCCGGCCCGGGCAATCCAACATCGTCACTCAACGCAAGGAAGAGGACAAAGCAGAGATTCTATCGGGTGTTTTTGAAGGGCGGGCTACCGGCGCGCCCATCGCCATGGTGATCTTCAACGCCGACGCCCGGTCGCGAGATTACAGCCATATCGCCGACAAATTTCGCCCCTCCCACGCCGACTTCACCTACCAGGCCAAGTATGGCATCCGGGATTACCGGGGAGGCGGCCGCTCTTCTGCCCGGGAAACCGCCGCCCGGGTGGCGGGGGGGGCCGTCGCTAAGTTGTTTTTGCGGCAAAGCGGCATCGACATCCGCGCCTATGTAAGCCAGGTGGGCCATCTGGCTCTTGACAAAGCCTACCGGGAAATCGACCTGAGCCTGGTAGAATCCAACCCCGTCCGTTGCCCCGACCCGGCCCTGGCCCGACAAATGGAATCGCTGATCAAAGAAGTCCGCAAGGATGGCGATACCATCGGAGGCATCGTCAGCTGCGTGGTTGCCGGCTGCCCGCCCGGCCTGGGCGACCCTGCTTTCGACAAGCTGCACGCCAACCTCGGCAAGGCCATGCTGAGCATCAACGCCTGCAAGGGCTTCGAGTACGGTTCCGGATTCGGGGGGATAACCATGCGGGGGTCTCAGCACAACGATCATTTTTACAACGACGCAGGGGTGATCCGAACCGACACCAATTACTCCGGAGGCATACAGGGCGGCATTTCCAACGGGATGGACATCTATTTCCGGCTGGCCTTCAAGCCGGTGGCTACGATCGTCCCGGCCCAGGATTCCGTCAACGAAGCGGGCGAGGCGGTGGTTGTCGAAGGAAAAGGCAGGCACGACCCCTGCGTAGTGCCCCGGGCGGTGCCTATCGTAGAAGCTATGGCGGCATTGGTGCTGGCCGACCATTTGCTGTTGCAGCGGATGGCGAGGATTTCTGATGCTTGA
- a CDS encoding OmpA family protein produces MRKTILLALFSTALLGSVLAQDKGAANAVSAKILFVDYGNPNSIDGLNITNGIEIGYIRNINRWLNFGIPLKIGLANVADDSNNNRIFAGADGVLQLQFARTEDTRIIPYVMGGGGIVWEKDLGTNFQIPMGAGFNIRVGGRSFLNIQGEYRLSQEENRNNLQAGIGLVHYLGKLDTDGDGIADVLDLCPKEIGPANTGGCPDQDLDGIADIEDACPARPGKKRFGGCPDTDDDKVPDPDDECPDTPGLEKFNGCPDTDKDGIPDKEDACPEEKGDASANGCPDGDGDGIVDSEDQCPKVAGLPQFKGCPFADRDGDKVPDDKDLCPDVAGTMDGCPDTDGDGMHDGVDSCPKQPGTAANKGCPELNKEEKEVLNFAMRAVQFETGKATLKEESSSVLDQIVEIMNRYPGYNLRISGHTDNVGEEESNLVLSQERAKSCYQYLVSKGISPKRMSHEGFDEAKPVASNDHSSGRRMNRRVEFDLYIK; encoded by the coding sequence ATGAGAAAAACAATACTCCTCGCGCTATTCAGCACAGCCCTGTTGGGAAGTGTACTGGCTCAGGACAAGGGAGCGGCGAATGCCGTATCGGCAAAGATTCTTTTCGTCGATTATGGAAACCCCAATTCCATTGATGGCCTGAATATTACCAATGGCATCGAGATCGGTTACATCCGCAATATCAACCGCTGGCTGAACTTTGGCATTCCGCTTAAAATTGGACTGGCCAACGTGGCGGACGATTCTAACAACAACCGCATTTTTGCAGGCGCCGACGGCGTACTGCAGCTCCAGTTTGCCCGGACGGAAGATACCCGCATCATTCCTTACGTGATGGGCGGTGGCGGCATAGTTTGGGAGAAAGACCTGGGAACCAATTTCCAAATCCCGATGGGAGCTGGCTTCAACATCAGAGTGGGCGGGCGGTCCTTTCTCAATATTCAGGGAGAGTACCGGCTGTCCCAGGAAGAAAACCGCAACAACCTCCAGGCAGGAATTGGGCTGGTGCACTACCTTGGCAAATTAGATACCGACGGCGACGGCATCGCCGATGTGCTGGATCTCTGCCCTAAAGAGATCGGCCCGGCCAATACCGGCGGATGCCCCGACCAGGATTTGGACGGCATAGCCGATATTGAAGATGCCTGCCCGGCCCGGCCCGGCAAAAAGCGCTTCGGCGGTTGCCCGGATACCGATGACGACAAAGTGCCCGACCCCGATGACGAATGCCCCGATACGCCCGGCCTGGAAAAATTCAACGGTTGCCCCGACACCGATAAAGACGGCATACCCGACAAGGAGGATGCCTGCCCTGAAGAAAAAGGCGATGCCAGCGCCAACGGCTGCCCGGATGGCGACGGAGATGGCATAGTAGACAGTGAAGACCAATGCCCCAAAGTGGCCGGCCTGCCCCAGTTCAAAGGCTGCCCCTTTGCCGACCGCGATGGAGATAAAGTGCCGGATGACAAAGACCTCTGCCCGGATGTGGCCGGAACCATGGACGGATGCCCGGACACCGACGGCGACGGTATGCACGACGGCGTGGACTCTTGCCCCAAACAGCCAGGAACAGCAGCCAACAAAGGGTGCCCCGAGCTGAATAAAGAAGAAAAAGAAGTGCTCAACTTTGCCATGCGAGCTGTACAATTCGAAACCGGGAAAGCCACTTTGAAGGAGGAATCTTCTTCCGTACTGGATCAGATCGTGGAGATCATGAACCGCTATCCGGGCTACAACCTGCGCATCAGCGGCCATACGGACAATGTGGGCGAAGAAGAGTCCAACCTGGTGCTGTCCCAGGAGCGGGCCAAATCCTGCTATCAGTACCTTGTGTCCAAGGGCATATCTCCCAAGCGCATGAGCCACGAGGGTTTCGACGAGGCCAAGCCCGTCGCTTCCAATGACCACTCTTCCGGCCGGCGGATGAACCGGCGCGTGGAGTTCGACCTGTACATCAAGTAA
- the purE gene encoding 5-(carboxyamino)imidazole ribonucleotide mutase, with product MISIIMGSDSDLPVMRQAADVLKELDVPFELTIVSAHRTPERLFEYAKKAHERGVKVIIAGAGGAAHLPGMAASLSPLPVIGVPIRSSNSIDGWDSILSILQMPNGVPVATVALNAAKNAGILAAQIIGVHDEPLLQRILHYKKELAEGVAVKYRRLEEKGYEQYEK from the coding sequence ATGATAAGCATAATCATGGGCTCCGATTCCGACTTACCGGTCATGCGGCAGGCGGCGGATGTGCTCAAAGAGCTGGATGTGCCTTTTGAACTGACCATTGTTTCCGCCCATCGCACCCCGGAGCGGCTTTTCGAATACGCGAAGAAGGCCCACGAGCGGGGCGTGAAAGTGATCATCGCCGGCGCCGGAGGGGCTGCCCACCTGCCGGGCATGGCCGCTTCGCTGTCGCCCCTCCCGGTGATCGGCGTGCCCATCCGGTCCTCCAATTCCATTGACGGCTGGGATTCAATATTGTCTATCCTGCAAATGCCGAACGGGGTGCCGGTGGCTACCGTTGCCCTCAACGCCGCCAAAAACGCCGGCATCCTGGCCGCTCAGATCATTGGCGTACACGACGAGCCGTTGCTGCAGCGCATTTTGCATTACAAAAAAGAACTGGCGGAAGGCGTAGCGGTGAAGTACCGCAGGCTGGAAGAAAAAGGCTACGAGCAATACGAGAAATGA
- a CDS encoding sodium/solute symporter (Members of the Solute:Sodium Symporter (SSS), TC 2.A.21 as described in tcdb.org, catalyze solute:Na+ symport. Known solutes for members of the family include sugars, amino acids, nucleosides, inositols, vitamins, urea or anions, depending on the system.), which translates to MFETLSTIDLVIIAAYFAVVFLLAGWVTIQERRSKAQDYGSQDYFLGGKNLGWFVIGASLFASNIGSEHLVGLAGSGARGDMPAAQFELLASLILMLLGWVFVPFYIKSGVFTMPEFLERRYSSGARTYLSVISIVAYVMTKISITIFAGALVFEVMGVPFWTGAMIVVIATGIYTIFGGLRAVVYTDMMQMFVLVGGAIAATFYGLEALGGWGGMMSVFHEADQSLGYISESRFFNLWRPMDDPDFPWTGILFGAPILGVWYWCTDQFIVQRVLSAKDVSNARKGTLFGGFLKILPLFIFVIPGVIAFALSQKGMLSLDGDPDKALPAMITDFLPPGLKGLILAGLLAALMSSLSSVFNSCSTLFTIDFYKKWRANSSERELVFVGQAATVVLVAISLGWIPFMRTMMEGSSFYQYLQSIQAYISPPIAAAFLLGLFIKRINAKGALWSLWTGFFLGIARLILEFQKNIGNVVEDSFLYAYADMNFLHFAILLFVICSAVLILMSLLAPQDSPEKLKDVTYEKPEDRAAGFSPGNKDFWLTLLLIAAILTIWIVFSPLGLGG; encoded by the coding sequence ATGTTTGAAACCCTCAGCACCATTGACCTCGTCATTATTGCCGCTTATTTTGCAGTTGTCTTTTTGCTTGCCGGATGGGTAACCATCCAGGAGCGCCGCTCCAAGGCCCAGGACTATGGATCCCAGGACTATTTTCTGGGCGGGAAGAACCTGGGATGGTTTGTGATTGGCGCCTCGCTCTTTGCTTCCAACATTGGCTCGGAGCACCTGGTCGGCCTGGCCGGCTCGGGGGCGCGGGGGGATATGCCGGCTGCGCAGTTTGAATTGCTGGCTTCCCTCATCCTTATGCTCCTGGGCTGGGTCTTCGTGCCGTTCTACATCAAGAGCGGCGTCTTTACCATGCCGGAATTCCTGGAACGCCGGTATTCTTCGGGTGCGCGGACCTACCTGTCAGTCATTTCAATTGTTGCCTACGTCATGACCAAAATCTCCATCACCATCTTTGCCGGCGCGCTGGTCTTTGAAGTGATGGGCGTGCCTTTTTGGACAGGCGCGATGATCGTGGTCATCGCTACAGGCATCTATACCATCTTTGGGGGGTTGCGCGCGGTGGTCTATACAGATATGATGCAGATGTTCGTCCTGGTGGGCGGGGCAATAGCCGCCACCTTCTATGGGCTGGAAGCCCTGGGCGGATGGGGCGGCATGATGTCGGTTTTCCACGAGGCCGACCAAAGCTTAGGCTACATCTCGGAGTCCCGTTTCTTCAACCTCTGGCGCCCCATGGACGACCCGGATTTCCCCTGGACGGGCATCTTGTTCGGCGCCCCGATCCTCGGGGTGTGGTACTGGTGCACCGACCAGTTCATCGTTCAGCGGGTGCTTTCGGCAAAGGATGTCAGCAACGCCAGAAAGGGCACCCTGTTCGGCGGCTTCCTGAAAATACTGCCGCTTTTCATTTTCGTTATTCCCGGTGTAATCGCGTTTGCCCTTTCTCAGAAAGGGATGCTTTCCCTGGATGGCGACCCCGACAAGGCCCTTCCTGCCATGATCACTGATTTTCTTCCTCCGGGGCTCAAAGGCCTGATCCTCGCCGGCCTGCTGGCCGCCCTGATGAGCTCGCTGTCTTCGGTGTTCAACTCCTGCTCGACCTTGTTCACCATAGATTTCTATAAAAAGTGGAGGGCCAATTCTTCGGAGAGGGAACTGGTTTTTGTCGGCCAGGCGGCAACCGTCGTCCTGGTGGCCATCAGCCTGGGCTGGATTCCCTTCATGCGCACCATGATGGAAGGGAGCAGCTTCTACCAGTACCTTCAAAGCATTCAAGCTTATATTTCTCCGCCTATTGCGGCTGCCTTCCTGCTGGGCCTGTTCATCAAGCGCATCAACGCCAAAGGCGCCTTATGGTCCTTATGGACGGGTTTCTTCCTGGGCATCGCACGCCTGATCCTGGAATTCCAGAAAAATATCGGCAACGTGGTCGAAGATTCTTTCTTATACGCTTACGCGGATATGAATTTCCTGCACTTTGCCATCCTGCTCTTTGTGATCTGCTCGGCTGTATTGATCCTCATGAGTTTACTGGCTCCGCAGGATTCACCAGAAAAACTGAAGGACGTTACCTATGAAAAACCAGAAGACCGCGCGGCTGGCTTCTCGCCCGGAAACAAAGACTTCTGGCTGACGCTGCTGCTGATCGCCGCCATCCTTACGATTTGGATCGTGTTCAGCCCGCTGGGGTTGGGGGGGTAA